Within Leptospira noumeaensis, the genomic segment TGATAAAAATGGAGGAGCTATGAGAAGAGTGATAAGACCTGCTATCAAATAAATAGCACTGAGCCAAACAGTCAGCGGACTGAGTGAAACTTGTGATCCAAAAAATTTACCATAACCTGGAGAACTGGTGGTATGATACAAAGCATACATCGCACCAAAAATTCCAAGGATCGAAAGAACCCAAAGTAACTTGGAATCCTCTTCCTTGGGCACAAAAAACTGTACCACAAGAGAAAGTAATGCCACGCCACAAAGAATGAGCATGGGAGAGATTGCGATTAAATCATTGGCAGAAGGAGTATATGACATTGGTTAGTTTCCTATTGTCTCTTTCGGTGTTGGTTCCAACGGAAAATCTGACTCAATGGACTTTTCCAAATTGTCTAAATTTTCATTTAAAATTGGTGGATCCGCTTTTAGGGATACAAAGGTCGGGAGTGCAAACTTTGATCGAAAAGAACCCAATCTTTCTTCAAATGAAAGTGGCTCCACTCCCATACTGGAATAATCCGAAAACTTGCGACTTACATTTCCACCAAGGAAATCTTTCTTACTTTCTTTTCTTTCCGAAATGGATTGAACGGACGCTGCATTTAAATACACATTGGATGAGGATTGTAAAATTTCCAAAAATGGTTTTGGATAAATTCCAATCCAAAATATAAAGATTACAAGAGGGGATAAAATCCCCACTTCCCTAAAAGTTAAATCTTTATAAGGTTTTGCTTGGATGGTTTTACTCACACCGAATAGAAATCGTTTCACAAACCATAAAAGATATAGTGCGCCAAGAACAACACCAGTGGCGGCAATCCCACCAAGCCACACATTCGATTTGATAGCTCCCATTAAAATGAGAAATTCACCCACAAACCCATTGGTTCCAGGGAGACCAACAGAAGATAAAACGGCAATCAGAAAGAAGGTAGAAAAAACTGGCATTTGTTTGGCGAGTCCACCAAACTCACTTATGTTTCGAGTGTGCGCTCTCTCATAAATCATACCGATCATAAGAAAGATCATACCAGTTGAAATTCCATGGGAAATCATCTGCAACATTCCACCCACAACCCCTTCATTCGTGAAAGAAAAAAGACCCAAAATACAAAAACCCAAATGGGATAAGGAACTATAAGCAATGATTCGTTTGATATCGGTTTGAACAAGAGCTGCCATAGAACCATAAACAATTCCAATCACTGCAAGGATTTGAATTCCATCTTGCGACAAAAGACTTGGTTCAGGGAAAAAAGGAATACAAAACCGAATGAAACCATAAGCACCGATTTTTAAAAGAACTCCAGCCAAATCCACCGAACCAACCGTAGGTGCTTGGGTGTGCACATCTGGCATCCAAGTATGGAAAGGAAAAAGAGGAATTTTTACGGCAAAAGCTAAGAAAAAACTAAAAAACAAAAACCATTGGAGAGGTTCTGAATATGCCCCTAGATCTGCGGTTGCCAAAGATTCAATGGAGGTTTTTCCTGTTTTGAAATAAAGGGTAAGGATACCACCTAACATAAACAAGGAGCCAGCCATCGAAAACAAAAAGTATTTTAAAGCAGCTTTAGTTCGATCTTCCCCACCCCAAATTCCAATCATAAGAACCATCGGTAAAACCATTAGTTCCCAAAATACATAGTAAAGAACCAAGTTCCCTGCGGCAAACACACCGAGAACTGCTGTTTCTAAAACGAGTAAACAAATATGAAATTCTTTGATCTTTTTGGGAATGTTCGACCAAGAAGCAAGGCTCGAAAGAAAAAACATAAATGCCGTGAGGCCAAAAAGTAAAAGTGAAATCCCATCCAGACCCACATGGTAATCAACACTCAGTCTTCCTGACAAAATCCAATCCGGAATCCAATGAACAAACTGAAGACCCGATTTGGTTGGATCATAGAGAAAAAACAATCCAACGGAAAGAATGGTAGTAAATGCAGAAGATAAAGCGGAGATAACAACAACTGTCCCCATCCGTTTTTGAAAAACAATGATGGCTGCAGAAAGAATTGGTAAAAAGATAATGAAGGAAAGAATTTGTTCCGGCACTTTACACCCCCCTCGTTAACAAATATACTAAGATACAAAATGTACCTATGACTATAAACAATGCATAATCTCCAATGAATCCTGATTGGAGCCTGCGAAGTCCACCTGCAATCACTCCAAAACTAAGCCCAATACTTATGAAAAAACGATCTAGGATTTTGGTATCAAAGAAAAATGCTACGCCCTTAGAAAGAAAAAGAAAGGGACGAACCAAAAGAAAATCATAGATTTCATCGATATAGTATTTGTGAAATAGAATCTTTCGAAATCCAGTGTGTTCTTCGAGAATGGGACTGTGTTTTCTTTGGTAAAGGAAATAAGCAAGGATCAGACCAATGGTTGCGATTCCCACAGAAAAACCAGCTAACGAAAGTTCCACGTCATGAACGAGTGACTTGTGTTCGGCAAGACTTCCCTTTAAAGAAGCCAATTCATAACCCTTACTCAAAACAGGGGCAAAGTACCTTTCTAAAGTATCAATGTGTAAAAAGAAATGTGGAGTTTGTAAAAATCCAACGGAAGCAGCACCGATGGCGAGAACCACAAGTGGAAAAGTCATCGTCCAAGGAGATTCGTGTATTTTGTGGTGAGAGTCTGTGTTGTCCTTTCCAAAAAATACAACGAAAACTAAACGAAACATATAAAACGAAGTGAAAAATGCAGCAGCAATTCCCATGGTCCAAAGGATGGTTCCGAAACTTCCGTATGTATAAGCCTTTTCTAAAATTAAATCTTTAGAGAAAAATCCAGAGAACGGAAAAAATCCAGCAATGGCTAATGTGCCGAGTAAGAATGTAAAGGAAGTGATTTTGATTTTACCAAAAAGACCTCCCATATTTTTGATATTTTGTTCGTGGTGGAGAGCATGAATCACGGAACCTGCCCCGAGGAACAGTAAGGCTTTAAAAAAGGCGTGAGTCATTAAATGGAAAAGTCCCGCTACATAACTCATACTACCCATCGCAAGAAACATAAATCCAAGTTGGGATACAGTCGAATACGCGAGGATTTTTTTAATATCGTTTTGTAAGGTTCCAATCGTCGCTGCAAAAAGTGCCGTTGTGGCACCAATACATGCGATAAAAAGAGATGTTTCTGGTGCGAGTAAAAATACAAAGTTTAAGCGAACAATGAGAAATACCCCAGCCGTGACCATAGTGGCCGCATGGATGAGAGCCGAAACAGGAGTTGGGCCTGCCATCGCATCTGGAAGCCAAACATAGAGGGGAATCTGTGCCGATTTACCCATAGCAGCAACAAAGAAAAAGAGAGCCACTATATTGGCGTAGTTAGCAAATTCACCTAACCCGCTCAAGTTGGTTTGTAGTTCCAAATATTGTAAACTGCCACCAAACCAAAAAAGAAAACCGGTTCCGAAAATAAAACCAACATCCCCAATTCGGTTTAAGATGAATGCTTTCATCCCTGCTTCGGCAGCGGAACTTTTTTCATAATCAAAACCAATTAAGAGATAAGAAGAAAGTCCTACACCTTCCCAACCGAGGAAGGTTAATACTAAGTTGTCACTGAGGACAAGGTTTAACATACAAAAGATGAATAAATTCAAATAGGCAAAAAATCGGTTGTAACTTGTGTTCCCTTTCATGTATCCCATTGAATACAAGTGGATGAGAGACCCAATTCCTGTAATGATGAGAGTCATATACAAGGAAAGTTGGTCGATTTGGTAGCCAAACGAGGATTTAAAATTCCCAATCACAATCCAATCAAAAACAGAAACCAAATGAGGAGCTGTTCTTTCCATAGGGCGAAATTCGTTAAACGCAGCTAAGGTGATGAGAAAAGGAACAAAAACTGCCAAAGTCCCAATGGCACCAGCCATCCGATGAGGGATTCTTCCTTTCAAAAAACCATTGAAAAGAAATCCAAAAAGAGGAAGAAAAACAACTAAAGGAAATATTTCTAACATTGGGTTACCATTTCATCGATTGGAGTTCGTCCACATTGGTGGATTTTTTATGCCGGAAAATGGCAATCACAAGGGCAAGACCCACAGCCGCTTCTGCAGCAGCAATTGCCATTACGAAAAATACAACAGTTTCACCGGAGATATGGGAAAGAGCTTTTGAGAAGGTAACAAAAACTAAATTCACAGAATTTAAAATGAGTTCCACTGACATAAAGATGATAACGATGTTCCGACGAATGAGAACTCCAAGAACTCCTATGGAAAATAAAATTCCAGCAAGTCCAAGGATATAAGAGAT encodes:
- a CDS encoding complex I subunit 4 family protein, with amino-acid sequence MPEQILSFIIFLPILSAAIIVFQKRMGTVVVISALSSAFTTILSVGLFFLYDPTKSGLQFVHWIPDWILSGRLSVDYHVGLDGISLLLFGLTAFMFFLSSLASWSNIPKKIKEFHICLLVLETAVLGVFAAGNLVLYYVFWELMVLPMVLMIGIWGGEDRTKAALKYFLFSMAGSLFMLGGILTLYFKTGKTSIESLATADLGAYSEPLQWFLFFSFFLAFAVKIPLFPFHTWMPDVHTQAPTVGSVDLAGVLLKIGAYGFIRFCIPFFPEPSLLSQDGIQILAVIGIVYGSMAALVQTDIKRIIAYSSLSHLGFCILGLFSFTNEGVVGGMLQMISHGISTGMIFLMIGMIYERAHTRNISEFGGLAKQMPVFSTFFLIAVLSSVGLPGTNGFVGEFLILMGAIKSNVWLGGIAATGVVLGALYLLWFVKRFLFGVSKTIQAKPYKDLTFREVGILSPLVIFIFWIGIYPKPFLEILQSSSNVYLNAASVQSISERKESKKDFLGGNVSRKFSDYSSMGVEPLSFEERLGSFRSKFALPTFVSLKADPPILNENLDNLEKSIESDFPLEPTPKETIGN
- the nuoL gene encoding NADH-quinone oxidoreductase subunit L, yielding MLEIFPLVVFLPLFGFLFNGFLKGRIPHRMAGAIGTLAVFVPFLITLAAFNEFRPMERTAPHLVSVFDWIVIGNFKSSFGYQIDQLSLYMTLIITGIGSLIHLYSMGYMKGNTSYNRFFAYLNLFIFCMLNLVLSDNLVLTFLGWEGVGLSSYLLIGFDYEKSSAAEAGMKAFILNRIGDVGFIFGTGFLFWFGGSLQYLELQTNLSGLGEFANYANIVALFFFVAAMGKSAQIPLYVWLPDAMAGPTPVSALIHAATMVTAGVFLIVRLNFVFLLAPETSLFIACIGATTALFAATIGTLQNDIKKILAYSTVSQLGFMFLAMGSMSYVAGLFHLMTHAFFKALLFLGAGSVIHALHHEQNIKNMGGLFGKIKITSFTFLLGTLAIAGFFPFSGFFSKDLILEKAYTYGSFGTILWTMGIAAAFFTSFYMFRLVFVVFFGKDNTDSHHKIHESPWTMTFPLVVLAIGAASVGFLQTPHFFLHIDTLERYFAPVLSKGYELASLKGSLAEHKSLVHDVELSLAGFSVGIATIGLILAYFLYQRKHSPILEEHTGFRKILFHKYYIDEIYDFLLVRPFLFLSKGVAFFFDTKILDRFFISIGLSFGVIAGGLRRLQSGFIGDYALFIVIGTFCILVYLLTRGV
- the nuoK gene encoding NADH-quinone oxidoreductase subunit NuoK, encoding MNPIINGIPISYILGLAGILFSIGVLGVLIRRNIVIIFMSVELILNSVNLVFVTFSKALSHISGETVVFFVMAIAAAEAAVGLALVIAIFRHKKSTNVDELQSMKW